The proteins below are encoded in one region of Mya arenaria isolate MELC-2E11 chromosome 15, ASM2691426v1:
- the LOC128219035 gene encoding uncharacterized protein LOC128219035: MATDGFEDTLLECGSDAVGGRIGSKCEPCRRRARSEVASLFCNTCKVYLCDDCCDGHKVHMTNVDEHNIVAAHEAGVKPDVDMKRLDQCCEHKRVFMFHCEDHEDLCCEICAFSCHRRCDNIHEIAKVAKNVKDDEKETIRASYITASEVIRKCEEDQLNNVSRVEEIVKEIDIYKEDILTKIEEAKSRIVNEMTNHNTQEDERLNTRRNAAEILKRELDTHLAMPDNVRENGTESEIFILNHILKRTQAKASQTLNTLLKNDYTVKVGLEINENILKITNTDFALFSLNKTLEPNTQLLNGNDVIKTAKISTYEKQTYQQRPVRLELLKAMELVKTGDDQIEPFVIGLDYLPDGRIVAVDNLNCKCFILSDTLKRFDTFYRFKTYPRGVTFYSDNNIAVTVSNGYICLLTVGSDNTITLMKTLTTSYYCFSICPLNDRTFVVSTFDDSRPARMIDVDGKESDFDNVKFPGKTYKRGENQCTYIQSRGTLVLTDMDAHTVHMYNTVSSKVKEVKDDRIRKPRRACVGPDDSVFVCSDKTNSIIQISPDGDILVSCDFDMKFPVDVAVSRDGSRMAVINSSGGERKLKLFKIIQ; encoded by the coding sequence ATGGCTACCGATGGATTTGAAGATACACTTCTAGAATGTGGAAGTGACGCCGTCGGTGGTAGAATAGGGAGCAAGTGTGAACCTTGTCGTCGTCGCGCCAGGTCAGAGGTGGCTTCGTTGTTCTGTAATACATGCAAGGTATATCTATGCGATGACTGCTGTGATGGACACAAGGTGCACATGACAAACGTGGATGAACATAACATCGTTGCAGCCCATGAAGCCGGTGTCAAGCCAGATGTCGATATGAAGAGACTGGATCAGTGTTGTGAACATAAACGAGTTTTCATGTTTCACTGTGAAGACCACGAAGATTTGTGTTGTGAAATATGTGCCTTTTCTTGTCATCGTAGATGCGATAATATCCACGAAATAGCAAAAGTCGCTAAGAATGTGAAAGATGATGAAAAGGAAACGATACGTGCATCCTATATCACTGCCTCAGAAGTTATAAGGAAATGCGAGGAGGATCAATTGAACAACGTTTCGCGAGTAGAAGAAATCGttaaagaaattgatatttacaaGGAAGACATATTGACAAAAATTGAGGAAGCCAAGTCGAGAATTGTCAACGAAATGACTAATCATAACACACAGGAAGACGAACGTCTAAATACGAGAAGAAACGCGGCTGAAATCCTGAAGAGAGAACTTGACACGCACTTGGCAATGCCAGATAACGTTCGCGAGAATGGAACGGAATCGGAAATATTCATTCTAAATCATATTCTCAAAAGGACGCAAGCCAAGGCATCACAGACACTGAACACTTTGTTGAAGAATGATTACACCGTCAAAGTGGGACTAGAAATCaacgaaaacattttaaaaataacaaatactgATTTCGCACTATTctcattaaataaaacactaGAACCAAACACACAATTGTTGAATGGAAACGATGTAATCAAAACAGCAAAAATCTCTACATACGAGAAACAAACATACCAACAAAGGCCAGTGCGTCTGGAGCTTTTAAAGGCCATGGAGCTCGTGAAGACAGGAGACGACCAGATTGAGCCGTTTGTTATTGGGCTGGACTACCTGCCGGACGGGAGGATCGTCGCGGTGGATAACTTGaactgtaaatgttttattttgagtgACACATTGAAGAGGTTCGACACATTTTATAGGTTTAAGACATATCCTAGGGGCGTAACTTTTTACtctgataacaatattgcaGTAACCGTCAGTAACGGATATATCTGCCTGCTGACTGTGGGCAGTGACAACACGATCACGCTGATGAAGACGCTGACCACGTCCTACTACTGCTTCTCCATCTGTCCCCTGAACGACCGCACGTTCGTAGTGAGCACTTTTGACGACTCGAGGCCTGCCAGGATGATTGACGTGGACGGCAAGGAGAGCGACTTTGACAACGTGAAGTTTCCTGGAAAGACGTATAAGCGTGGTGAAAATCAATGTACCTACATACAATCACGGGGTACTCTGGTCCTTACAGACATGGATGCTCACACagttcacatgtataacaccGTATCCAGCAAGGTCAAGGAGGTTAAAGATGACCGGATTCGTAAACCAAGAAGAGCATGTGTTGGCCCAGATGACTCCGTGTTTGTGTGCAGTGACAAGACAAACTCCATCATCCAGATATCACCCGACGGGGACATACTGGTGTCATGTGACTTCGACATGAAGTTTCCGGTAGACGTTGCCGTCTCCAGGGATGGCTCAAGAATGGCCGTGATCAACAGTTCGGGAGGCGAGAGAAAActgaaactgtttaaaataatacaataa